From Planctomicrobium piriforme, a single genomic window includes:
- a CDS encoding DUF1501 domain-containing protein: MHISSHSRRHFLQQSAWGFGSLALAAMLADEQRAQAGPSGANGIVQPLHVPPRAKRVVQLFMAGGASPVDLFDHKPALEKHHGEVSDFGEPVEAFQNGLGPWMKSPFAFRPYGECGKMLSEVVAPLGACVDDMTFVHNMVGKTGVHSQATYLQATGFQLPGFPGMGAWIAYGLGSMNDNLPTFVVLPDHRGFASNGPKNWASGFLPASTQGTMVFPQRANPIEDLRPAPGYVTAAADSDGLDLLQRLNRRHEEQRPGDTRLEARIRSYELAAKMQLSAPEALDLSREPEHILKMYGLDRPGATYSSEINIPEETEYFGRKCLIARRLLERGVRFVQVWSGNDNGFPRRNWDSHEDINRDHRPLAMGMATGAAALIQDLKQRGLLDDTIVLWTTEFGRMPSTQGSLGRDHNPYVFTNWVCGAGFKGGLSYGPSDEWGYKPLDRNHPTEVYDLHATILHQLGIDHEKLTFRADGIDRRLTDVHGHLLHDLIDG; encoded by the coding sequence ATGCACATTTCATCGCACAGTCGTCGTCACTTTCTCCAGCAGTCTGCGTGGGGATTCGGGAGTCTGGCGCTGGCCGCCATGCTGGCTGATGAGCAACGCGCACAGGCCGGTCCCTCCGGGGCAAACGGCATCGTCCAGCCGCTGCACGTTCCGCCCAGAGCAAAACGGGTCGTCCAGTTGTTTATGGCGGGTGGTGCGAGCCCGGTGGATCTCTTCGACCACAAGCCCGCGCTGGAGAAACATCACGGCGAGGTCTCCGACTTCGGCGAGCCGGTCGAGGCGTTCCAGAACGGGCTCGGCCCCTGGATGAAGTCGCCGTTCGCGTTTCGACCTTATGGGGAATGCGGAAAGATGCTGAGCGAGGTCGTCGCTCCGCTCGGAGCCTGCGTCGACGACATGACGTTCGTCCACAACATGGTCGGCAAGACGGGTGTGCATAGTCAGGCGACATACCTGCAGGCGACCGGATTTCAACTTCCCGGCTTTCCCGGCATGGGGGCGTGGATCGCCTACGGTCTGGGCTCGATGAACGACAACCTGCCGACGTTTGTCGTCCTGCCCGACCACCGCGGCTTTGCCAGCAACGGCCCGAAGAACTGGGCGTCCGGCTTTCTCCCCGCCAGCACGCAGGGGACGATGGTCTTTCCACAGCGCGCGAACCCCATTGAAGACCTGCGACCTGCGCCTGGTTATGTGACGGCCGCTGCCGACAGCGACGGACTCGACCTGTTGCAGCGGCTGAATCGCCGACACGAAGAACAACGGCCAGGCGACACCCGGCTCGAAGCCCGCATTCGCTCGTACGAACTGGCCGCGAAAATGCAGCTCAGCGCGCCGGAAGCACTCGATCTCTCGCGAGAGCCGGAACACATCCTCAAGATGTACGGGCTCGACCGTCCCGGCGCGACCTACAGCAGCGAGATCAACATTCCGGAAGAGACGGAATACTTCGGACGGAAATGCCTGATCGCCCGAAGACTGCTTGAGCGCGGCGTGCGATTCGTGCAGGTGTGGTCTGGCAACGACAACGGTTTCCCGCGCCGCAACTGGGACAGCCACGAGGATATCAATCGCGATCACCGTCCATTGGCGATGGGGATGGCAACCGGCGCGGCTGCGCTGATTCAGGATCTCAAACAACGGGGCCTCCTCGACGACACCATCGTGCTGTGGACGACCGAGTTCGGCCGCATGCCGTCTACGCAGGGGAGCCTGGGTCGCGACCACAACCCGTATGTGTTCACCAACTGGGTCTGCGGCGCCGGCTTCAAAGGGGGACTGAGTTATGGGCCGTCGGACGAATGGGGCTACAAACCGCTCGACCGCAACCACCCGACCGAGGTTTACGATCTCCACGCGACAATTCTGCACCAGTTGGGCATCGACCACGAGAAGCTGACCTTCCGCGCCGACGGCATCGACCGCCGCCTGACCGACGTCCACGGGCACCTGCTGCACGACCTGATCGATGGCTGA
- a CDS encoding class I SAM-dependent methyltransferase: MSRGECDWLAEKASTAAQWTEIGAYCGRSTLCVALHLPKGGSLRIIDTNLGTISRSGQTLFTTYLEIVQRRPDLEIIMARIDSAVAASRLPDSDVVFLDGAHHYEQVSADIRAWGPKCRLLCGHDFNPPDWPGVVQAVKELIPCYAVVAGSIWERQI, translated from the coding sequence ATGAGCCGGGGGGAGTGCGATTGGCTCGCGGAGAAGGCAAGCACAGCCGCACAATGGACGGAGATCGGAGCGTATTGCGGTAGATCGACACTCTGCGTTGCTCTCCATCTTCCGAAGGGGGGATCTCTTCGCATTATCGACACAAACCTCGGGACGATCAGCCGCAGTGGGCAGACTCTGTTCACGACCTATCTCGAAATTGTTCAGCGACGTCCAGATCTCGAAATCATCATGGCCCGAATTGACAGTGCTGTGGCCGCCAGTCGTCTGCCAGACAGTGATGTCGTTTTTCTCGACGGCGCCCATCACTACGAACAGGTGTCCGCCGACATCAGGGCTTGGGGGCCCAAATGTCGTCTTCTCTGCGGACATGACTTCAATCCTCCTGACTGGCCTGGCGTTGTTCAGGCCGTGAAAGAACTCATCCCCTGCTACGCAGTAGTCGCGGGATCAATCTGGGAACGACAAATTTGA
- a CDS encoding tyrosine-type recombinase/integrase, giving the protein MLKSSVGTVRRYRSATQHLIDFAGEIPAHAISADGFALFLRQREVSPNGHQNTPKRRLRDKGVRNILEICRSLYAYANRARHLPPYTENPFAVLSIDRMRIEDAKSIFVFDQALELGFLQQADDWAFPINFVLAKTGLRVGELTHLLIEEVDLNAGWLQIRNKPDLGWQIKTRNERSVPVIAEVVAILKHVIGNRTSGPVFLRPSFRSGNRARLEGDRQQLAVELKSRTETLSPPPLRERLIQIARTVWRDAGAIKVERVRISFMRTAAMAGHPQATCPKSWRHSMATLLQDANVDPLIRQITLGHKPTGAAGELGMTAVYTHTRPKTQRTEIERALRLWPESLAFSQLWLERQGCRPC; this is encoded by the coding sequence GTGCTGAAGTCATCAGTCGGTACCGTCCGCCGGTACCGATCGGCCACACAACACCTGATCGACTTTGCCGGTGAGATCCCCGCTCACGCGATCTCCGCCGATGGTTTTGCCCTGTTCCTACGACAACGGGAGGTTTCTCCCAATGGTCATCAGAACACTCCGAAACGTCGGCTGCGAGACAAAGGCGTTCGAAACATCCTGGAAATCTGCCGGTCGCTCTATGCGTACGCGAACCGAGCGCGGCACCTTCCCCCCTATACTGAGAACCCATTCGCAGTCCTCAGCATTGACCGGATGCGGATCGAAGACGCTAAATCGATTTTCGTTTTCGATCAGGCGTTGGAATTGGGGTTTCTGCAACAGGCAGATGACTGGGCCTTTCCCATCAACTTTGTTCTCGCGAAAACCGGTCTTCGTGTTGGTGAATTGACCCATTTGCTCATTGAGGAAGTCGACCTCAACGCCGGCTGGTTGCAAATTCGCAATAAGCCTGATCTCGGTTGGCAAATCAAGACCCGCAATGAACGCTCGGTACCCGTGATTGCCGAAGTCGTTGCCATCCTCAAGCACGTCATTGGAAACCGGACATCTGGACCAGTCTTCCTGCGGCCATCATTTCGAAGCGGGAATCGCGCTCGATTGGAAGGCGATCGCCAACAGCTTGCCGTCGAGCTCAAGAGCCGCACCGAAACATTGTCGCCGCCTCCGTTACGAGAACGGCTGATTCAGATCGCGCGCACCGTCTGGCGCGATGCAGGTGCCATCAAGGTAGAACGCGTCCGCATCTCATTCATGCGAACTGCAGCCATGGCGGGGCATCCGCAGGCGACCTGTCCCAAGAGTTGGCGGCATTCAATGGCCACACTGCTGCAGGATGCAAACGTAGACCCGCTCATCCGCCAAATCACACTCGGACACAAGCCAACCGGAGCCGCAGGAGAGCTTGGCATGACCGCGGTCTATACGCACACCCGCCCTAAAACGCAGCGGACGGAAATCGAACGCGCTCTTCGCCTGTGGCCAGAATCGCTGGCCTTTTCGCAACTTTGGCTCGAACGGCAAGGATGTCGCCCATGCTAA
- a CDS encoding class I SAM-dependent methyltransferase, with protein MKIDWNSIYSKRGLFSGYGSRGQSAQIKRQALEKLIEKYQPRSILDVGCGDKYVIDQVDLKGADYLGIDASSVLINSLTASKLNQIHRCEEFLQFDTSRQFDLVICLDVLGHLDDPVEYRRFTERLLQVARDVILVSGYASDTEAIRRSSTEYFHEPLIDSFVRGRTKVLGTYRGVQLAEVALKGVRSRQVKIWTYWETPLNGKRPEYLDLCEETWHRHCGDDFEIVRVTPETAPEFVPNLIEEWHRLPCLAHKADYLRAALVHRHGGIWLDNDMIVLRNLNVMMSQLESSGSDFIGCGRPGKRPSNGVFGGAAGSRLLADYIESMNRLLKSRTADLKLRWTELGYNLLWPLTRNYEFHQYDFRVCIPVPPSRFRRFFDRKRLVEMDASDCDLRDDTLTVYLYNAMFPGWFKQLSLDCVARSPLVIGQFFRHALQVPNWQELIDSGDWRRELRQIRNRNGIARFLSDAGLNDRIAEIGVRTGNHLEHLVANSKASHFIGVDAWTSAGPSSQNDVGASQLQLDELERSVRERFAKYGSRGQIVKGFSHEVAANYPDESFDFIYIDADHSYAAVRRDLEAWFPKVRKGGILAGHDYVQHTSNRVTFGVISAVDEFVSKHGLDPPVVTPDRWASWILFKPVQDAGQRFCYVSAGFGAPRHVAMLRGLVKSARGVGVTDDFHVWTDSLELIEGAHTHRYSKEEHAAPRYMFKMEILKAAQENGYDYSVFLDADSFFVRRPSRQNIIDMLNLANPLHLSLEGRIDHPRYTKAQMHARRWWGMSLGEIQAAFHAKGLGGKPLYAGNGGFIVVKNSEFKRVYEIVWNAFRYLYDELGNRHVADEVALAYAMAACTNPDGHLLKNTRINSIWCPDRGVFRGRLPTGEPFPFHTNWDGQRFTVNPAIVHAMKSKLELIDYGSQCQEMDRSTCREDATVPA; from the coding sequence ATGAAGATCGACTGGAACAGCATCTACAGCAAACGCGGTCTCTTCAGCGGTTATGGCTCACGCGGCCAATCTGCCCAGATCAAGCGTCAAGCGTTGGAGAAGCTGATTGAAAAGTACCAGCCTCGATCCATTCTCGACGTTGGATGCGGCGACAAGTATGTGATCGATCAGGTGGATTTGAAGGGTGCGGACTACCTGGGCATCGACGCGTCGTCCGTGCTGATCAACTCTCTGACTGCAAGCAAACTGAATCAGATTCACAGGTGCGAAGAGTTTCTGCAATTCGACACCTCTCGGCAATTCGATCTGGTCATTTGCCTCGACGTGCTGGGGCACCTTGACGATCCAGTGGAATACAGGCGATTCACCGAACGTCTGCTTCAGGTCGCTCGCGACGTCATCCTCGTATCTGGATACGCGAGTGACACCGAAGCCATTCGCCGGAGTTCGACAGAGTATTTTCACGAGCCGCTTATCGACTCATTTGTTCGGGGCCGAACAAAGGTGCTCGGCACCTACCGAGGGGTGCAACTGGCAGAAGTGGCTTTGAAAGGAGTCCGATCTCGACAGGTCAAGATCTGGACATACTGGGAAACACCGCTGAACGGAAAGCGACCAGAGTATCTCGATCTGTGCGAAGAGACGTGGCATCGGCATTGTGGCGACGATTTTGAAATCGTTCGCGTCACGCCCGAGACCGCTCCGGAATTCGTTCCCAACTTGATCGAGGAATGGCATCGGCTTCCCTGTCTGGCGCACAAGGCAGATTATCTCCGCGCAGCATTGGTTCACCGGCACGGAGGGATTTGGCTCGACAACGACATGATCGTCCTGAGGAATCTCAATGTAATGATGTCTCAGTTGGAGTCCTCTGGCTCGGACTTCATCGGCTGCGGCCGGCCTGGAAAACGTCCTTCGAATGGGGTTTTCGGCGGGGCTGCCGGATCGAGGCTTTTAGCCGACTACATTGAATCCATGAATCGCTTGCTGAAATCACGTACTGCGGATCTCAAGCTGCGATGGACCGAGCTCGGGTACAACTTGCTTTGGCCTCTGACCCGCAATTACGAGTTTCATCAATACGATTTCAGAGTTTGCATTCCCGTACCACCGAGCCGTTTTCGTCGGTTTTTCGATCGAAAAAGGCTGGTCGAAATGGATGCCTCCGACTGTGATTTACGCGATGACACGTTGACGGTCTATCTTTACAACGCCATGTTTCCGGGTTGGTTCAAACAGCTCTCTCTGGACTGCGTTGCCCGAAGCCCGCTTGTGATTGGGCAGTTTTTTCGCCATGCGTTACAGGTTCCAAACTGGCAGGAATTGATCGATTCAGGAGATTGGCGTCGCGAACTGCGCCAAATCAGAAATCGCAACGGCATCGCGAGGTTCTTGAGCGATGCGGGGCTCAATGATCGGATCGCTGAAATCGGTGTCAGAACGGGAAACCACCTGGAACACCTGGTCGCGAACTCGAAAGCGAGTCATTTTATCGGGGTTGACGCCTGGACCTCGGCCGGACCTTCCAGTCAAAATGATGTTGGAGCGTCGCAACTGCAGCTTGATGAACTCGAGCGATCCGTGCGAGAACGATTTGCGAAATACGGATCGCGCGGACAAATCGTCAAAGGTTTCTCGCACGAGGTCGCCGCCAATTATCCTGATGAGTCGTTTGACTTTATCTACATTGATGCGGACCACAGTTATGCCGCGGTGCGGCGTGATCTTGAAGCTTGGTTTCCCAAGGTCCGCAAAGGTGGAATTCTCGCGGGGCACGATTACGTCCAACATACGTCGAATCGAGTCACATTTGGAGTGATTTCGGCTGTAGACGAGTTCGTTTCAAAACATGGACTTGATCCGCCGGTCGTCACACCTGACCGTTGGGCGAGCTGGATTCTTTTCAAGCCGGTGCAAGACGCAGGTCAGCGGTTCTGCTACGTCTCAGCCGGCTTTGGCGCTCCACGGCATGTCGCAATGCTCCGTGGCTTGGTGAAATCGGCCCGCGGGGTCGGCGTGACTGATGACTTCCATGTCTGGACTGACTCACTGGAACTAATCGAAGGCGCCCACACTCATCGCTATTCCAAAGAAGAGCACGCAGCTCCCCGCTACATGTTCAAAATGGAGATTCTCAAGGCAGCACAGGAAAATGGCTATGATTACTCAGTCTTCCTAGATGCCGATTCATTTTTCGTTCGACGACCGAGCCGGCAGAACATTATAGACATGTTGAATCTAGCCAACCCCCTCCACCTGTCGTTGGAGGGGCGAATTGACCATCCACGGTACACTAAGGCGCAAATGCATGCTCGGCGGTGGTGGGGGATGTCTTTGGGTGAGATTCAAGCGGCGTTCCACGCCAAAGGGCTCGGGGGGAAGCCACTCTATGCAGGGAATGGAGGGTTCATCGTCGTCAAGAATTCGGAGTTCAAAAGAGTCTACGAAATCGTCTGGAACGCGTTTCGATATCTCTACGACGAACTTGGAAACCGTCATGTGGCAGATGAAGTGGCGTTGGCCTATGCCATGGCGGCTTGCACAAATCCTGATGGACATTTGCTCAAGAACACACGCATCAACAGCATCTGGTGTCCTGACCGGGGAGTCTTTCGAGGGCGACTGCCTACCGGAGAACCGTTCCCGTTCCACACGAACTGGGATGGCCAGCGTTTCACGGTAAATCCCGCAATCGTTCATGCGATGAAGAGCAAGCTGGAATTGATCGACTACGGTTCGCAATGTCAGGAGATGGATCGTTCAACTTGTCGAGAGGATGCGACGGTTCCTGCCTGA
- a CDS encoding glycosyltransferase produces the protein MTQFDHWLVTRFNLPISPFIGLDPKWFHHRLSLFLKYCLPSVASQSCQDFRWLLLVDRDTPFDLLASLSYARHEQPFDVLPVGHNWLTELTSHLRRNARTGFLITTRLDNDDVLHPEHLATVQAAFRRQHFGFHEFPCGLQLDETTFSAFHIEVSSGPFLTLMERVGETAKTVYCHGHHLVKEIEGLTPLPLDPAWVQVVHSANLVNRISSSAKPVANSYLHEHFPFLSPPAGR, from the coding sequence ATGACACAATTCGATCATTGGTTAGTGACTCGCTTCAATCTCCCGATTTCCCCTTTTATTGGACTCGATCCAAAGTGGTTTCATCACCGGCTCAGCCTGTTTTTGAAATACTGCCTCCCCAGCGTCGCCAGCCAATCTTGCCAGGATTTTCGATGGCTCTTGCTGGTCGATCGAGACACCCCTTTCGATCTGCTGGCAAGTCTTTCGTATGCGAGACATGAGCAACCTTTCGACGTACTCCCTGTCGGCCACAACTGGTTAACGGAATTAACTTCCCACTTAAGACGAAACGCTCGTACTGGGTTTCTGATCACGACACGATTGGACAATGATGATGTCCTCCACCCAGAACACTTGGCAACGGTTCAAGCAGCCTTTCGTCGACAGCACTTCGGGTTCCATGAATTTCCATGCGGATTGCAGTTGGATGAAACAACCTTTTCAGCATTCCATATCGAAGTCTCATCGGGCCCATTCTTGACATTGATGGAGCGCGTCGGCGAGACGGCAAAAACAGTCTATTGCCATGGACACCATCTGGTAAAAGAGATCGAAGGCCTGACCCCGCTTCCTTTGGATCCAGCTTGGGTCCAGGTCGTACATTCTGCCAATCTCGTCAATCGCATCTCCAGCTCCGCAAAACCGGTCGCCAATTCTTATCTGCATGAACACTTTCCATTTCTGTCACCGCCTGCAGGTCGATAG
- a CDS encoding class I SAM-dependent methyltransferase: MARLSQQAILERYEQLAAQRADYTWRNYQPIPLPGYESTASQAGRNCFDRGEAVAKALDGRFASRPLRIIDWGCNLGFFVFQLAKLGHEVVGVDSNASYVDICRFLAETNEFPVKPRFYVDQLTPSSLSNYSGFDVALCFSVLHHLGKEQLLTLRRFAEVYPVALIEMDGRDFGRHHLFPFYFYLEPTVETNDPYGKGTRRRKTWFCSNVTSEGLYVNLKQRNLLAGRSVLKKESAQGTTVIKREELTSRHTWIRTDLRQEQANYARWSGEKYFASLKDFGETDQHRWIEIDYVEHDGQANAESIQEFFSFLERERLFLLDLCADSFLFSRGKLTVVDLESLFPVETTIADLVKTRTRKTEIPFDSYEKQRNHILQRLVG, from the coding sequence ATGGCCCGACTCTCTCAGCAAGCAATTCTGGAACGCTACGAGCAGCTCGCAGCTCAGCGCGCGGATTACACCTGGCGAAACTACCAACCCATTCCGCTCCCGGGCTACGAAAGCACGGCCAGCCAGGCTGGGCGAAATTGTTTTGATCGCGGAGAGGCCGTCGCGAAAGCACTGGACGGGCGCTTTGCAAGCCGCCCACTTCGAATTATTGACTGGGGCTGCAATCTCGGATTCTTTGTGTTTCAACTTGCCAAGCTCGGACATGAAGTCGTCGGAGTCGATAGCAATGCAAGTTATGTCGACATCTGCCGCTTCCTTGCGGAGACCAATGAATTCCCGGTGAAGCCGAGATTTTATGTGGATCAACTCACTCCATCGAGCCTGAGCAACTACTCCGGTTTTGACGTCGCGCTTTGTTTCTCCGTTCTCCATCACTTGGGAAAGGAGCAACTGTTAACGTTGAGGAGATTCGCGGAGGTCTACCCCGTTGCCCTGATTGAGATGGATGGCCGTGATTTCGGCCGACACCACCTGTTTCCGTTCTATTTTTACCTTGAGCCAACCGTGGAGACGAACGATCCGTACGGGAAAGGAACACGCCGTCGGAAGACATGGTTTTGTTCGAACGTCACTTCAGAAGGCCTCTATGTCAATTTGAAGCAGCGCAACCTCCTCGCAGGCCGTAGCGTCCTCAAAAAGGAATCAGCGCAAGGCACAACAGTCATCAAACGGGAAGAACTGACATCTCGCCACACCTGGATTCGCACCGACCTGCGACAAGAGCAGGCCAACTACGCCAGATGGTCTGGTGAAAAGTACTTCGCAAGCTTGAAAGACTTCGGCGAAACGGACCAGCATCGCTGGATCGAAATTGACTACGTCGAACACGATGGGCAAGCGAATGCCGAATCGATTCAGGAGTTCTTCAGCTTCCTCGAACGTGAACGGCTCTTCTTACTTGACCTCTGCGCCGATTCGTTCTTGTTCTCACGCGGAAAACTCACTGTCGTCGACCTGGAGTCGCTGTTTCCAGTCGAAACCACGATCGCCGACCTCGTCAAAACGCGGACTCGCAAAACAGAAATTCCATTTGATTCGTACGAGAAACAGCGAAATCACATCCTGCAAAGGCTTGTCGGATGA
- a CDS encoding recombinase family protein, translating into MLTANTPLVQKDPTSPLRVIMIGRISTPQQNESNIVASFAADEKFLSQFYDGPVTVKHLGERGSGLRTDRQSIIEAEEEIATGTWDLVLMEDLSRAYRNPRHQYEFIQDAVDNETRVICIGDNLDTADPNWEVMMGAASLRHGLHIPDTRRRVRRTAEYTFHKGGMVQKIRFGYRKLTKEEAASGQFGPVGLRLAKLAEATPIVMEMRRRVMAGYEYEAIAVWLNESEIPPGSYSSKRKWTGALVSRFLRSCILQGVRRFRETIFTTQFKDGKHRRKKNASPETKYYPELAHMTKEEQEELWIAMDSRTVNSGQKSGRGNPRHGIARDRGIWPSKQVRCAICKGFLERTLNDQLKCKHAFDSDNPCWNHVQVKAETIRQKILPQLLEQLDRHPAFRATLIEAAWASYAQQRQRQLRKSSDLDAQIQQLSKERQNLVQAIRCGGEIEALVEELKAVEGRLRVIDLTRQATEDEASTLGIQSREQFAARLNEGLLVTARENFEFTDLMRDYVTEFVIQPVQAMDSTQVFPRAKLTFRLSAITGSESSPVEIRIVADCFQPSGPVEILEQCRQAKAEHPKWGCVRIARLIKKPHMTVKRSLHYLELMASANTNDPFRELSEKPEKAARWTKRRKNNLE; encoded by the coding sequence ATGCTAACTGCAAACACTCCCCTGGTTCAGAAAGATCCGACCAGCCCGCTCCGCGTGATCATGATCGGTCGAATTTCAACGCCGCAGCAGAACGAATCCAATATTGTGGCATCGTTCGCGGCGGACGAGAAGTTTCTCAGTCAGTTCTACGATGGCCCTGTCACGGTCAAGCATCTCGGTGAGCGTGGTAGCGGTCTGCGTACTGACCGTCAGTCGATTATCGAGGCCGAAGAGGAGATTGCGACTGGAACATGGGATTTGGTTTTGATGGAGGATCTCTCTCGGGCGTACCGGAATCCTCGCCATCAATATGAGTTCATCCAAGATGCTGTTGACAACGAGACGCGAGTCATCTGCATTGGCGATAACTTGGATACTGCTGATCCCAACTGGGAGGTCATGATGGGGGCCGCCAGCCTACGGCACGGTCTTCATATTCCCGACACCCGACGACGAGTTCGTCGTACCGCCGAGTACACATTCCACAAGGGAGGGATGGTTCAGAAAATCCGGTTCGGCTATCGCAAACTGACGAAGGAAGAAGCTGCATCGGGGCAATTTGGACCTGTCGGCCTGCGGCTCGCCAAGCTTGCTGAAGCAACTCCGATCGTCATGGAGATGCGTCGTCGCGTCATGGCAGGCTATGAGTACGAGGCGATCGCTGTGTGGTTGAACGAATCTGAGATTCCACCAGGCTCATATTCATCGAAGAGGAAATGGACCGGCGCTCTCGTCAGCCGATTTCTGCGAAGTTGCATTCTGCAAGGTGTCCGCAGATTCCGTGAAACGATTTTCACGACTCAGTTCAAAGACGGCAAACATCGTAGAAAGAAGAACGCGAGCCCTGAAACGAAGTATTACCCCGAACTTGCCCATATGACGAAGGAGGAGCAGGAGGAGCTTTGGATCGCGATGGATTCGCGAACAGTGAACAGCGGCCAGAAATCAGGTCGAGGTAACCCACGGCATGGCATTGCCCGTGACCGTGGAATCTGGCCGAGCAAGCAGGTTAGATGTGCAATCTGCAAAGGTTTTCTGGAACGGACTTTGAATGACCAACTGAAATGTAAGCATGCTTTTGATTCCGACAACCCCTGTTGGAATCACGTTCAGGTCAAAGCAGAAACGATCCGACAGAAGATACTCCCGCAGCTATTAGAGCAATTGGACCGCCATCCCGCTTTTCGAGCGACTTTGATTGAAGCTGCTTGGGCCAGTTACGCACAGCAACGGCAGCGTCAACTGCGAAAATCGTCGGACTTGGACGCTCAGATTCAGCAGTTGAGTAAGGAACGGCAGAATCTGGTTCAGGCAATCCGATGCGGTGGGGAAATTGAAGCATTGGTCGAGGAACTAAAAGCCGTTGAAGGACGATTGCGTGTAATTGACTTAACGCGTCAGGCAACAGAGGACGAGGCCAGTACGCTTGGCATTCAAAGTCGCGAGCAATTCGCTGCACGGCTTAACGAAGGACTTCTGGTCACCGCCCGCGAGAACTTCGAATTCACGGATCTGATGCGCGACTATGTCACAGAGTTCGTCATTCAGCCGGTTCAAGCCATGGATTCCACGCAGGTTTTCCCGAGAGCCAAGCTAACATTTCGCCTGTCGGCCATCACCGGTTCAGAAAGTTCGCCTGTGGAAATTCGGATCGTGGCGGATTGTTTTCAGCCGTCAGGCCCGGTCGAGATCCTGGAACAGTGCCGGCAGGCAAAAGCGGAACATCCCAAATGGGGCTGTGTCAGAATTGCCAGGTTAATCAAGAAGCCGCACATGACGGTGAAACGTTCACTGCATTATCTCGAACTGATGGCGTCCGCAAACACAAATGATCCATTTCGCGAGTTGTCTGAAAAGCCGGAAAAAGCTGCGAGATGGACAAAACGAAGGAAGAACAATCTTGAATAG